One genomic region from Knoellia sp. p5-6-4 encodes:
- a CDS encoding LysM peptidoglycan-binding domain-containing protein, whose protein sequence is MPPVFAHLPATPPAALPQTAIVQKSKPAPHGWTTHVVRSGDTVAEIALRYRTSNAVIIQKNRLRGGGHMLRVGQRLAVPRTAQMAAQAAARAKAARVAAAKRRAAEIRRTTYTVRSGDTLSGIAAKRGVSLASLLKRNRLKATSTIYAGQRLRIPGGSSGAANSTAPRRPASAYATTTYRVRSGDTLGAIAQRARMPLGTLLKLNRLSMRSVIHPGQVIRVKASRAAAARAAAAGRTRYTVRSGDTLSGIAVRLGTTQAALVKANRLRNPNSLQAGQRLWVPARAAKKTAAFSSNTFEGRTYPNAVVRAAARNRAHLDRVSVPSRAQTRQMIINTARRHGVDPRLALAVSWQESGWNQRQVSVANAIGAMQVIPSSGEWASQMVGRRLNLLRTQDNITAGVVILRSLTRSAKNLDQAIAGYYQGLYSVQKNGMYADTKRYVAAIKAHRARM, encoded by the coding sequence ATGCCTCCGGTCTTCGCCCACCTGCCGGCCACGCCGCCGGCGGCGCTGCCCCAGACGGCGATCGTCCAGAAGAGCAAGCCTGCGCCGCACGGCTGGACGACCCACGTGGTCCGCAGCGGTGACACCGTGGCCGAGATCGCGTTGCGCTACCGCACGTCGAACGCCGTGATCATCCAGAAGAACCGTCTGCGCGGCGGCGGCCACATGCTGCGCGTCGGGCAGCGACTCGCCGTGCCCCGCACCGCGCAGATGGCCGCCCAGGCCGCTGCCCGGGCCAAGGCCGCGCGGGTCGCGGCGGCGAAGCGGCGTGCCGCGGAGATCCGGCGCACCACCTACACCGTGCGCTCGGGCGACACCCTGAGCGGTATCGCGGCCAAGCGCGGCGTCTCCCTGGCCTCGCTGCTCAAGCGCAACCGGCTCAAGGCCACCTCGACCATCTACGCCGGGCAGAGGCTGCGGATCCCCGGCGGCTCGTCGGGCGCCGCCAACTCGACAGCGCCCCGCCGCCCGGCCTCCGCCTACGCCACCACCACCTACCGGGTGCGCTCGGGCGACACACTCGGCGCCATCGCGCAGCGCGCCAGGATGCCGCTGGGCACCCTGCTCAAGCTCAACCGCCTTTCCATGCGCAGCGTCATCCACCCCGGCCAGGTGATCCGGGTCAAGGCCTCGAGGGCGGCAGCCGCCAGGGCCGCGGCCGCGGGCCGGACGCGCTACACGGTGCGCTCGGGAGACACCCTCAGCGGCATCGCGGTGCGGCTCGGCACCACCCAGGCGGCCCTGGTCAAGGCCAACCGCCTGCGCAACCCCAACAGCCTCCAGGCTGGTCAGCGCCTGTGGGTGCCGGCCAGGGCGGCGAAGAAGACGGCTGCGTTCAGCAGCAACACCTTCGAGGGGCGGACCTACCCCAACGCGGTGGTGCGGGCCGCGGCCCGCAACCGCGCCCACCTCGACCGGGTCTCGGTGCCCAGCCGGGCCCAGACGCGCCAGATGATCATCAACACCGCACGCCGCCACGGCGTCGACCCCCGGCTTGCCCTCGCCGTCAGCTGGCAGGAGTCCGGCTGGAACCAGCGGCAGGTCTCGGTGGCCAACGCCATCGGCGCCATGCAGGTGATCCCCTCTTCGGGAGAGTGGGCCTCGCAGATGGTCGGCCGACGCCTCAACCTGCTCAGGACCCAGGACAACATCACCGCCGGTGTGGTGATCCTGCGCTCGCTCACCCGTTCGGCCAAGAACCTCGACCAGGCGATCGCCGGCTACTACCAGGGCCTGTACTCGGTGCAGAAGAACGGCATGTACGCCGACACCAAGCGCTACGTCGCCGCGATCAAGGCCCACCGGGCCCGGATGTGA